A stretch of the Comamonas testosteroni TK102 genome encodes the following:
- a CDS encoding NADPH-dependent FMN reductase, which translates to MSQLRIAVIVGSLSKQSINRQLGQGLAALMQDKADFEFIDISHLPVYNRDFDNTPDFKPFDDLKPQIRGCNGVLFVTPEYNRSIPASLKNVLDGLSRPYGQSVWAGLPAAVIGSSPGAAATAMAQQHLRNVLVSLDMPTLPQPEGFVRWSDTLLDADGKISQGSHDFLVKYMTRFLDWVQLHQKR; encoded by the coding sequence ATGAGCCAACTCAGAATCGCCGTCATCGTCGGCAGCCTCAGCAAGCAGTCCATCAACCGCCAGCTCGGCCAGGGCCTGGCTGCACTCATGCAGGACAAGGCAGATTTCGAATTCATCGATATCAGCCACCTGCCGGTCTACAACCGCGACTTCGACAACACCCCCGATTTCAAGCCCTTTGACGACCTCAAGCCCCAGATTCGCGGCTGCAACGGCGTTCTGTTTGTGACACCCGAATACAACCGCTCCATCCCCGCATCGCTCAAGAACGTGCTCGACGGCCTGAGCCGTCCCTATGGCCAATCCGTCTGGGCGGGACTGCCGGCCGCCGTGATCGGCAGCTCGCCCGGCGCGGCCGCCACGGCCATGGCCCAGCAACACCTGCGCAATGTGCTGGTGTCGCTGGACATGCCCACCCTGCCCCAGCCCGAGGGCTTTGTGCGCTGGTCCGACACGCTGCTCGACGCCGACGGCAAGATCAGCCAGGGCAGCCATGACTTCCTCGTCAAGTACATGACACGCTTTCTGGACTGGGTGCAGCTGCACCAGAAGCGCTAA
- a CDS encoding DUF3649 domain-containing protein: MTPFFLRFVGSSVLSRLLAAVLGGYLLASALAVFLATVLSEPRAEAVLAGMLWSFPVYLLAVIWAFSPVSPGRVWLGLLLPSVVLAGASAWLAGGA; encoded by the coding sequence ATGACACCATTCTTTCTACGCTTTGTGGGCAGCAGCGTTCTGTCCCGGCTGCTGGCCGCCGTCCTGGGCGGCTATCTGCTGGCCAGCGCCCTGGCCGTATTCCTGGCGACGGTCCTCTCCGAGCCGCGTGCCGAGGCGGTGCTGGCGGGTATGCTGTGGAGTTTCCCCGTGTATCTGCTGGCCGTGATCTGGGCCTTCTCGCCGGTGTCGCCGGGCCGCGTCTGGCTGGGTCTGCTGCTGCCCAGCGTCGTGCTGGCAGGCGCCTCGGCCTGGCTGGCTGGAGGAGCTTGA
- a CDS encoding Bug family tripartite tricarboxylate transporter substrate binding protein: protein MLLQPVRNIAHRKIRHAVHAMARPALACALVAGLAATAQAQDAYPERAVKVIVALPAGGSADMIARVVGQKLASELKQPFVVDNRAGASGQIGTPAVARSVPDGYTLMVSPASFLTTNKSIFKSLPYDPEADFAPISKLVNQPMVLVVKDRQKFPSVAAVVAAAKAAPGKLTFASSGDGSPQHLAALMFETRTQAKMLHVPYKGGAPAVNDTLAGNVDMLFAVLPEALPHIQAGKLHALALMAPRRAAMLPNTPTMAEGGFADLNLSAWVGLFAPAKTPQPVIDKLNRAVRVALDSEIKTKLGENGMEVAPSTPEQLRQTMAQDIRLHAELVKAAGIQPQ, encoded by the coding sequence ATGCTGCTCCAACCCGTGCGCAATATCGCTCACCGCAAAATTCGCCATGCCGTTCATGCCATGGCCCGCCCCGCACTGGCCTGCGCGCTGGTGGCAGGCCTTGCCGCCACGGCCCAGGCACAGGACGCCTATCCCGAGCGCGCGGTCAAGGTCATAGTCGCCCTGCCCGCAGGAGGCAGCGCCGACATGATTGCCCGAGTCGTGGGTCAAAAGCTGGCCAGCGAACTCAAGCAGCCTTTTGTGGTGGACAACCGCGCCGGTGCCTCGGGTCAGATCGGCACGCCGGCCGTGGCGCGTTCCGTCCCGGACGGCTACACGCTGATGGTCTCGCCGGCCTCATTCCTGACCACCAACAAGAGCATCTTCAAATCCCTGCCCTATGACCCCGAGGCCGACTTCGCGCCCATCAGCAAGCTGGTGAATCAGCCCATGGTACTGGTGGTCAAGGACAGACAGAAATTCCCCAGCGTGGCTGCCGTGGTGGCGGCCGCCAAAGCCGCACCAGGCAAGCTGACCTTTGCCTCATCCGGCGACGGCAGCCCGCAGCACCTGGCCGCGCTGATGTTCGAGACGCGCACCCAGGCCAAGATGCTGCACGTGCCCTACAAGGGCGGTGCGCCGGCCGTCAACGACACACTGGCCGGCAATGTGGACATGCTGTTTGCCGTGCTGCCCGAAGCCCTGCCCCATATCCAGGCCGGCAAGCTGCATGCCCTTGCGCTGATGGCGCCCAGGCGCGCGGCCATGCTGCCCAACACCCCCACCATGGCGGAAGGCGGTTTTGCCGACCTCAACCTATCGGCCTGGGTCGGCCTGTTCGCACCGGCCAAGACGCCGCAGCCCGTGATCGACAAGCTCAACCGCGCCGTGCGCGTTGCACTGGACAGCGAGATCAAGACCAAACTGGGTGAAAACGGCATGGAAGTCGCGCCGTCGACGCCCGAGCAGCTCAGGCAGACCATGGCCCAGGACATCAGGCTGCATGCCGAGCTGGTCAAGGCTGCGGGCATTCAACCGCAGTAA
- the serB gene encoding phosphoserine phosphatase SerB → MTDATEFAPGLMIRGFTAPQKLADYKLIAFDMDSTLITIECIDEIADATGKKAEVAAITEATMRGEITDFKDSLRQRVGKLVGVTEADMARVLAERLKLSPGAETLVKAAKAAGLKVLLVSGGFTYFAEHVRGLLDIDFVRANVLEIKGGALTGGLVEQAWGDICDGAEKRRTLLEVASLIGIDASQCIAVGDGSNDIPMMQAAGLSVAYHAKPRVRNEAKVAINEGGLDRLLEVLR, encoded by the coding sequence ATGACCGACGCCACCGAATTCGCTCCCGGCCTGATGATCCGCGGCTTTACTGCCCCCCAGAAGCTGGCGGACTACAAGCTCATCGCCTTTGATATGGACTCGACGCTGATCACCATCGAGTGCATCGACGAGATCGCCGACGCCACGGGCAAGAAGGCCGAAGTGGCGGCGATTACCGAAGCCACCATGCGCGGCGAAATCACCGACTTCAAGGACAGCCTGCGCCAGCGCGTAGGCAAGCTGGTCGGAGTGACCGAGGCCGACATGGCCCGCGTTCTGGCCGAACGCCTGAAACTCTCGCCGGGCGCTGAAACCCTGGTCAAGGCCGCCAAGGCCGCCGGCCTGAAGGTGCTGCTGGTCTCGGGTGGTTTCACCTATTTTGCCGAGCATGTGCGCGGCCTGCTGGATATCGACTTCGTGCGCGCCAATGTGCTGGAGATCAAGGGCGGAGCACTGACCGGCGGCCTGGTCGAGCAGGCCTGGGGCGATATCTGCGACGGTGCGGAAAAGCGCCGCACCCTGCTGGAAGTGGCCTCGCTGATCGGTATCGATGCAAGCCAGTGCATTGCCGTGGGCGACGGCAGCAACGACATTCCCATGATGCAGGCAGCCGGCCTGTCCGTGGCCTACCATGCCAAGCCACGCGTGCGCAACGAGGCCAAGGTCGCCATCAACGAGGGCGGCCTGGATCGCCTGCTGGAAGTGCTCCGATAG
- the ispD gene encoding 2-C-methyl-D-erythritol 4-phosphate cytidylyltransferase: MTDDKANAAAASSPAPAPRCWGLIPCAGVGLRAIAADSPAPELPKQYQNVAGQPMVMHTLAAMLAVERMHRVLLVVSAADGFWQGRATDARLGIAACGGATRAETVSNGLQELLRMGASGEDWVLVHDAARCLVASAQVNALIDACLPDAVGGLLALKLPDTLKQQAAGAGPARVAQTVERSDKWLAQTPQMFRIAALLAALQAAGAAVTDEASAMELAGHSPRLVSGGAQNFKVTYPDDFALAEAVLLQRKAHA, translated from the coding sequence ATGACGGACGACAAGGCAAACGCTGCAGCGGCGTCGTCGCCGGCACCTGCGCCCCGCTGCTGGGGGCTGATTCCCTGCGCGGGTGTCGGTCTGCGCGCCATCGCCGCAGATTCACCGGCCCCCGAGCTGCCCAAGCAATACCAGAACGTTGCGGGCCAGCCCATGGTCATGCACACGCTGGCCGCCATGTTGGCGGTGGAGCGCATGCACCGGGTGCTGCTGGTGGTCTCTGCTGCCGATGGTTTCTGGCAGGGCCGCGCCACGGACGCTCGGCTCGGCATTGCTGCCTGTGGCGGAGCCACCCGTGCCGAGACTGTGAGCAACGGCCTGCAGGAGTTGCTGCGCATGGGGGCCAGCGGCGAGGACTGGGTGCTGGTGCATGATGCGGCGCGCTGTCTGGTCGCATCGGCGCAGGTCAATGCCTTGATCGATGCCTGCCTGCCGGATGCGGTGGGTGGGTTGCTGGCGCTGAAGCTGCCCGACACGCTCAAGCAGCAGGCCGCTGGTGCAGGCCCGGCGCGTGTGGCGCAGACGGTGGAGCGCAGCGACAAATGGCTGGCTCAGACGCCGCAGATGTTCCGTATCGCAGCCTTGCTGGCGGCGCTGCAGGCGGCGGGTGCTGCGGTAACCGACGAAGCCAGCGCCATGGAACTGGCCGGTCACTCACCCAGGCTGGTTTCGGGTGGTGCGCAGAACTTCAAGGTGACCTATCCCGACGACTTCGCGCTGGCCGAGGCCGTGCTGCTGCAGCGCAAGGCGCATGCCTAG
- the ispF gene encoding 2-C-methyl-D-erythritol 2,4-cyclodiphosphate synthase has translation MNFRIGEGWDVHALVPGRKLILGGVEVPHSLGLLGHSDADVLLHAITDALFGAAALGDIGRHFSDTDAQFKGADSAVLLAEAARRVRAKGFEIGNIDSTIVAQAPKLAPHIEKMRERIAQVLELDVEQVNVKAKTAEKLGPVGQLQAMEARAVALLVRAA, from the coding sequence ATGAATTTTCGTATTGGTGAAGGCTGGGATGTACATGCCCTGGTTCCTGGGCGCAAGCTGATTCTCGGCGGTGTCGAGGTGCCTCACAGCCTGGGCTTGCTCGGCCATTCGGATGCCGACGTGCTGCTGCATGCAATCACCGATGCCTTGTTCGGTGCAGCGGCCTTGGGCGATATCGGCCGCCATTTCTCGGATACCGACGCGCAGTTCAAGGGGGCGGACTCCGCCGTGCTACTGGCCGAAGCTGCCAGGCGCGTGCGCGCCAAGGGCTTCGAGATCGGCAATATCGACAGCACCATCGTGGCCCAGGCACCCAAGCTGGCACCCCATATCGAGAAGATGCGCGAGCGTATTGCCCAGGTGCTGGAGCTGGATGTTGAGCAGGTCAACGTCAAGGCCAAGACGGCCGAGAAGCTCGGGCCTGTGGGTCAGCTGCAGGCCATGGAGGCCCGTGCAGTGGCCTTGCTGGTAAGGGCTGCCTGA
- a CDS encoding DUF3325 domain-containing protein → MNVLQASWLALALSFAGMAALAFAMERHHEQLTAAMEISAARARLLRAVGAGLLAAAVMPCVQAWGWSVGIVAWLGWLSAGALLVVALISIAARGAAAAACILAAAAAIMAAVWSA, encoded by the coding sequence ATGAATGTCTTGCAAGCATCGTGGCTGGCGTTGGCGCTGAGCTTTGCGGGCATGGCGGCGCTGGCGTTTGCCATGGAACGCCACCACGAGCAGCTCACAGCTGCCATGGAGATCTCTGCGGCGCGAGCGCGGCTGCTGCGCGCAGTGGGTGCGGGGCTGCTGGCTGCGGCGGTCATGCCCTGCGTACAGGCCTGGGGCTGGTCCGTAGGCATCGTGGCCTGGCTGGGATGGCTATCGGCAGGCGCATTGCTCGTCGTTGCCCTGATCAGCATCGCTGCCCGCGGGGCCGCTGCGGCTGCCTGCATTCTGGCTGCGGCTGCAGCGATCATGGCCGCTGTCTGGAGCGCCTGA
- a CDS encoding GFA family protein: protein MQARCLCEAVLVTTPDTHEVHVCHCSMCRRWGEGPAFTLHGGTAVQTSGPVTRYASSPWAERAFCSSCGTHLFYRLLASNEHFLSAGLFQDARGLTLAQQIYIDEKPDYYALANDTPTLTGAEVQALYGDS from the coding sequence ATGCAAGCCCGATGCCTGTGCGAAGCCGTTCTCGTCACCACACCCGACACCCACGAAGTTCATGTCTGCCACTGCAGCATGTGCCGGCGCTGGGGAGAAGGCCCCGCCTTCACCCTGCATGGCGGCACGGCAGTGCAGACCAGCGGCCCGGTCACGCGCTATGCATCCTCGCCTTGGGCCGAGCGTGCCTTCTGCAGCAGCTGCGGCACCCACCTCTTCTATCGCCTGCTGGCCAGCAACGAGCATTTTCTGTCTGCCGGGCTGTTTCAGGATGCCCGGGGGCTGACACTGGCACAGCAGATCTATATCGACGAAAAGCCCGACTATTACGCGCTGGCCAATGACACCCCGACCCTGACCGGGGCCGAGGTGCAAGCCCTCTACGGGGATTCATGA
- a CDS encoding TonB-dependent siderophore receptor: protein MPASMASRSLPNPVFSPVARAARLALLGWTLAASAVQAAEPPVAGQVQTYRIEAGPLGRVLSEVAATAGMALSFDPALTQGRQSPVLAGSYTPREALQRLLAGSGLELVSRPGGSYTLQRQAVSPISGEEGSTLSEVRVTAQAERSGTTEGTGSYTQTGPSRTATGLSLTLRETPQSVSVMTRQRMDDFKLETLADVLEQTPGIGVYRQNNATDFQARGSEVNLQVDGMSQLSNGWYFVTSTMYALDDMAEMDRVEVLKGSSGLVVGKGGYGATVNLIRKRPTREFQASVRANAGSWDTYRAQADIGGSLNEAGTLRGRVVASMTDAGSFRDNEKSNSKMLFGTLEADLTPDTLLNLGITLRQREARGFGTTRPIQRYTAAGAEVGLMPRSFNNGAPWSGYEQDSTELFGSVEQRLAHDWTASLKFFHQSVKMDDMTLGYLWNSTTAAYLPWKDVENRNWSVNLDVKGPFSLLGRTHELLAGMGMSRYHSGLLYGSSKSVPLANLGLSYAQGGGALAQPDFGNWNYDRHVFNQRQRYAYAAGRFRLADPLQLIAGMRVTQYRQHDVTPTWWNYDMRETVTTPYAGLVYEVHPQVSLYGSYATIFKPQSAQDAQGRTLDPEQGKTFEVGAKGEFLDKRLNASIAHFWMKTDNSAEETGAFTPGGDMAYRAVNGATRRGWELELSGELARGWQVQGSLVQQNSSLTSSSLYPKYQLKLGNTYRFEGGALRGLTLGAATRWQSKTSTSDSHNTLAQQSYAVLDLMARYQVDKHLSLSLNVNNLLDKKYFAGVSSLGGLYYTWGAPRSVNVGMRYDF, encoded by the coding sequence ATGCCTGCTTCCATGGCTTCCCGTTCCCTGCCGAATCCTGTATTCAGCCCCGTTGCGCGCGCCGCCCGACTTGCCCTGCTGGGCTGGACGCTGGCAGCAAGCGCCGTGCAGGCTGCCGAGCCGCCGGTCGCCGGCCAGGTCCAGACCTACCGGATAGAGGCAGGCCCGCTGGGCCGGGTGCTGTCCGAGGTGGCGGCCACGGCCGGCATGGCGCTGTCCTTCGACCCTGCGCTCACCCAGGGCCGGCAAAGCCCGGTTCTGGCTGGCAGCTACACGCCGCGCGAGGCATTGCAGCGGTTGCTGGCAGGCAGTGGTCTGGAGCTGGTCTCGCGTCCCGGCGGCAGCTACACCCTGCAAAGGCAGGCCGTGTCTCCCATCTCGGGTGAGGAGGGCAGCACGCTGTCCGAGGTGCGCGTGACGGCCCAGGCCGAGCGCAGCGGCACCACGGAAGGCACGGGAAGCTACACCCAGACGGGGCCAAGCCGCACGGCCACCGGCCTGAGCCTGACGCTACGCGAGACGCCGCAGTCGGTCAGCGTGATGACGCGCCAGCGCATGGATGACTTCAAGCTGGAGACGCTGGCCGATGTGCTGGAGCAGACGCCGGGCATTGGCGTCTATCGCCAGAACAACGCGACGGACTTCCAGGCCCGCGGCTCGGAGGTGAATCTGCAGGTCGACGGCATGTCCCAGCTCAGCAACGGCTGGTACTTCGTCACCAGCACCATGTATGCGCTGGACGATATGGCCGAGATGGACCGTGTCGAGGTGCTCAAGGGCTCGTCGGGACTGGTTGTCGGCAAGGGCGGCTATGGTGCCACCGTCAACCTGATCCGCAAGCGTCCCACGCGTGAGTTCCAGGCCAGCGTGCGCGCCAATGCCGGCAGCTGGGATACCTACCGTGCGCAGGCCGATATAGGCGGCTCGCTCAACGAGGCCGGTACGTTGCGTGGCCGCGTGGTGGCCTCCATGACGGACGCGGGCAGCTTCCGCGACAACGAAAAGAGCAACAGCAAGATGCTGTTTGGCACGCTGGAGGCAGATCTCACACCCGATACCCTGCTGAATCTGGGCATCACGCTGCGTCAGCGCGAGGCCCGCGGCTTCGGCACGACCCGGCCCATACAGCGCTACACCGCAGCAGGTGCCGAAGTGGGGCTGATGCCGCGTTCCTTCAACAACGGTGCACCCTGGTCGGGCTATGAACAGGACAGCACCGAGCTGTTCGGCAGCGTGGAGCAGCGTCTGGCCCATGACTGGACGGCAAGCCTGAAGTTCTTCCATCAGAGCGTGAAGATGGACGACATGACACTGGGCTACCTCTGGAACAGCACCACCGCTGCCTATCTGCCCTGGAAGGATGTGGAAAACCGCAACTGGTCGGTCAATCTCGATGTCAAAGGCCCGTTCAGCTTGCTGGGACGCACGCACGAGCTGCTGGCCGGCATGGGCATGTCGCGCTACCACAGCGGCCTGCTCTACGGCAGCTCCAAGAGCGTACCGCTGGCCAATCTGGGCCTGAGCTATGCCCAGGGCGGCGGCGCGCTGGCCCAGCCAGACTTCGGCAACTGGAACTATGACCGCCATGTCTTCAACCAGCGCCAGCGTTATGCCTATGCCGCAGGGCGCTTCCGCCTGGCAGATCCGCTGCAGCTGATTGCCGGCATGCGCGTGACGCAGTACCGCCAGCATGACGTGACGCCCACCTGGTGGAACTACGATATGCGCGAAACCGTCACCACGCCCTATGCCGGCCTGGTCTACGAAGTGCATCCCCAGGTCTCGCTGTACGGCAGCTACGCCACTATCTTCAAGCCGCAAAGCGCTCAGGACGCACAGGGGCGCACCCTGGACCCCGAGCAAGGCAAGACCTTTGAAGTCGGCGCCAAGGGCGAATTCCTGGACAAGCGACTCAACGCCAGCATCGCCCACTTCTGGATGAAGACCGACAACTCGGCCGAGGAAACCGGCGCCTTCACGCCTGGCGGCGATATGGCCTACCGTGCCGTCAACGGCGCCACGCGGCGCGGCTGGGAGCTGGAGCTGTCGGGCGAACTGGCGCGCGGCTGGCAGGTCCAGGGTAGCCTGGTGCAGCAAAACAGCTCGCTGACCAGCTCCAGCCTGTATCCCAAGTACCAGCTCAAGCTCGGCAACACCTACCGCTTCGAAGGCGGTGCGCTGCGCGGTCTGACGCTGGGGGCTGCGACTCGCTGGCAAAGCAAGACTTCGACCAGCGACAGCCACAACACTCTGGCACAGCAGTCCTATGCCGTGCTGGATCTGATGGCCCGCTACCAGGTCGACAAGCATCTGTCGCTGAGCCTGAACGTGAACAATCTGCTGGACAAGAAATACTTTGCCGGCGTCAGCAGTCTGGGCGGCCTTTACTACACCTGGGGTGCACCGCGTAGCGTGAACGTGGGCATGCGCTACGACTTCTGA
- the mfd gene encoding transcription-repair coupling factor has translation MQLPKLTPGKRFHLPRPVGSADALLLARLGEREKQDGRVTAIVTADAADAHRLMEEMAFFAPELRCALFPDWETLPYDSFSPHQDLISERLATLWRINQRDRQHGADVVIVPATTALYRLAPPSFLAGYTFEFKQGQKLDEAKLKAQLTLAGYQHVSQVVSHGEYAVRGGLIDLFPMGSLQPYRVDLFDDEIDSIRTFDPDTQRSLYPVPEVRLLPGREFPMDEEARAKFRSRWRELLEGDPTRSRIYKDMGAGIATAGIEYYLPLFFDETATVFDYLGDEATVVLHGDLEPAFQRFWQDTKDRYRLVQGDPDHPALPPETLFLSADQFYTRSKEHAQLALRPGTEDVADSAIFQKLEDLSVLRGADDPLAKLQKHIAAGTSRVLLLAESDGRRESLLDFFRASGVNPPVFDSLAEFQADATEKVGIATSSLMTGFAWVEEGLDFVTETELFASSPTGRRRRRQEQVSDVEALIKDLSELKVGDPIVHADHGIGRYRGLINMDMGQKNPDGTPALQEFLHLEYAADAVLYVPVSQLHLISRYTGVSPDDAPLHKLGGTQWEKAKRKAAEQVRDSAAELLNIYARRAARQGHAFRFPTADYEQFVADFGFEETADQRAAIHAVVQDMISPQPMDRLVCGDVGFGKTEVALRAAFVAAMGGKQVAFLAPTTLLAEQHYQTLVDRFSKWPIKVAEVSRFRSGKEITAAIKGISDGTVDIVVGTHKLLSESTQFKNLGLLIIDEEHRFGVRHKEAMKAMRAEVDVLTLTATPIPRTMGMALEGLRDLSVIATAPQRRLAIKTFVRNEGTGVIREAVLRELKRGGQIYFLHNEVETIENRKQKLEEILPEARIAVAHGQMPERELERVMRDFVAQRYNILLCSTIIETGIDVPSANTILISRADKFGLAQLHQLRGRVGRSHHQAYAYLMVPDLDGLTKQAQQRLEAIQQMEELGSGFYLAMHDLEIRGAGEVLGENQSGNMLEVGFQLYNEMLSEAVRSLKAGKEPDLLSPLSASTDINLHAPALLPNDYCGDVHLRLSFYKKLATAKTADQIDTLLEEIVDRFGKLPPQAQTLIDVHRLRVLSQPYGVVKVDAAPGVINISFKPQPPIDPMNIIHLIQKNKHIKLAGNEKLRIEKELENPKDRAQMVRDVLRSLGQPLKSETAVHA, from the coding sequence ATGCAACTGCCCAAGCTCACCCCCGGTAAACGCTTTCACCTGCCCCGCCCTGTTGGCAGCGCCGACGCGCTGCTGCTGGCCAGGCTGGGCGAGCGTGAAAAGCAAGACGGCCGGGTCACGGCCATCGTCACGGCCGATGCCGCCGACGCCCATCGTCTCATGGAGGAGATGGCCTTCTTCGCCCCCGAGCTGCGCTGCGCATTGTTCCCCGACTGGGAAACCCTGCCCTACGACAGCTTCTCGCCGCACCAGGATCTGATCAGCGAGCGCCTGGCCACGCTGTGGCGCATCAACCAGCGCGACAGGCAGCATGGCGCCGACGTGGTCATCGTGCCCGCCACCACGGCCCTCTATCGCCTGGCCCCCCCCTCGTTTCTGGCTGGCTATACCTTTGAATTCAAGCAGGGCCAGAAGCTCGACGAGGCAAAGCTCAAGGCCCAGCTCACGCTGGCGGGCTACCAGCATGTGTCCCAGGTGGTCAGCCATGGCGAATACGCGGTACGCGGCGGCCTGATTGACCTGTTCCCCATGGGTTCGCTCCAGCCCTACCGCGTGGACCTGTTCGACGACGAGATCGACTCCATCCGCACCTTCGACCCCGACACGCAACGCAGCCTCTACCCCGTGCCCGAGGTGCGTCTGCTGCCCGGCCGCGAATTCCCGATGGACGAGGAAGCGCGCGCCAAGTTCCGCAGCCGCTGGCGCGAGCTGCTCGAGGGCGACCCGACACGCAGCCGCATCTACAAGGATATGGGTGCCGGCATTGCCACGGCCGGCATCGAGTACTACCTGCCGCTGTTCTTCGACGAAACAGCCACTGTCTTTGACTATCTGGGCGACGAGGCCACCGTGGTGCTGCACGGCGATCTGGAGCCGGCCTTCCAGCGCTTCTGGCAGGACACCAAGGACCGCTACCGCCTGGTGCAAGGCGATCCCGACCACCCGGCGCTGCCGCCCGAGACGCTGTTTCTCAGCGCCGACCAGTTCTATACCCGCAGCAAGGAGCATGCCCAGCTGGCATTGCGGCCGGGCACCGAAGATGTGGCCGACAGCGCCATCTTCCAGAAGCTCGAAGACCTTTCCGTGCTGCGCGGAGCCGATGACCCGCTGGCCAAACTGCAAAAACATATAGCAGCCGGCACAAGCCGGGTCTTGCTTCTGGCCGAATCCGACGGCAGGCGCGAGAGCCTGCTCGACTTTTTCCGCGCTTCGGGCGTCAACCCGCCCGTGTTCGATTCTCTGGCCGAGTTCCAGGCCGATGCCACGGAAAAGGTCGGCATCGCCACCTCCAGCCTGATGACGGGCTTTGCCTGGGTCGAGGAAGGCCTGGACTTCGTCACCGAAACCGAGCTGTTTGCCAGCAGCCCCACGGGCCGCCGTCGCCGCCGCCAGGAGCAGGTCAGCGATGTGGAGGCACTGATCAAGGACCTGTCCGAGCTCAAGGTAGGAGACCCCATCGTCCATGCCGACCACGGAATAGGCCGCTATCGCGGGCTGATCAATATGGACATGGGCCAGAAGAACCCGGACGGCACGCCCGCGCTGCAGGAATTTCTGCACCTGGAATATGCGGCCGATGCCGTGCTCTATGTGCCCGTCAGCCAGTTGCACCTGATCAGCCGCTACACCGGCGTCTCGCCCGACGATGCGCCGCTGCACAAGCTGGGCGGCACGCAATGGGAGAAAGCCAAGCGCAAGGCCGCCGAACAGGTGCGCGACTCGGCCGCCGAACTGCTCAATATCTACGCCCGCCGTGCCGCGCGCCAGGGCCATGCCTTCCGCTTCCCCACGGCCGACTACGAGCAGTTCGTGGCCGACTTCGGCTTCGAGGAAACGGCCGACCAGCGCGCCGCCATCCACGCCGTGGTGCAGGACATGATCAGCCCCCAGCCCATGGACCGCCTGGTCTGTGGCGATGTGGGCTTCGGCAAGACCGAGGTCGCACTGCGCGCGGCCTTTGTGGCGGCCATGGGCGGCAAGCAGGTCGCCTTCCTGGCCCCCACCACGCTGCTGGCCGAGCAGCATTACCAGACCCTGGTGGACCGCTTCTCCAAATGGCCGATCAAGGTTGCCGAGGTGTCGCGCTTTCGCTCGGGCAAGGAGATCACGGCGGCCATCAAGGGCATCTCGGACGGTACGGTGGATATCGTGGTCGGCACGCACAAGCTGCTGTCCGAGTCCACGCAGTTCAAGAACCTGGGCCTGCTCATCATCGACGAGGAACACCGCTTTGGCGTGCGCCACAAGGAGGCCATGAAGGCCATGCGCGCCGAGGTCGATGTGCTGACGCTGACGGCCACCCCGATCCCGCGCACCATGGGCATGGCGCTGGAGGGTCTGCGCGACCTGTCGGTGATCGCCACGGCGCCGCAGCGGCGCCTGGCCATCAAGACCTTTGTGCGCAACGAGGGCACGGGCGTGATTCGCGAAGCCGTGCTGCGCGAGCTCAAGCGCGGCGGACAGATCTACTTCCTGCACAACGAGGTCGAGACCATAGAGAACCGCAAGCAGAAGCTGGAGGAAATACTGCCCGAAGCACGCATCGCCGTGGCCCACGGCCAGATGCCCGAGCGCGAGCTGGAACGCGTGATGCGCGATTTCGTGGCCCAGCGCTACAACATATTGCTGTGCTCGACCATCATCGAGACCGGCATCGACGTGCCATCGGCCAACACCATTCTCATCAGCCGTGCCGACAAGTTCGGTCTGGCCCAGTTGCACCAGCTGCGCGGCCGCGTGGGACGCAGCCACCATCAGGCCTATGCCTATCTGATGGTGCCGGACCTGGACGGCCTGACCAAGCAGGCCCAGCAGCGACTGGAGGCCATACAGCAGATGGAGGAGCTGGGCTCGGGCTTCTATCTGGCCATGCACGACCTGGAAATTCGTGGCGCCGGGGAGGTGCTGGGCGAAAACCAGAGCGGCAATATGCTGGAGGTGGGCTTTCAGCTCTATAACGAGATGCTGTCCGAGGCCGTGCGCAGCCTCAAGGCCGGCAAGGAACCCGATCTGCTCTCGCCGCTGTCGGCCTCCACCGACATCAATCTGCACGCCCCAGCCCTGTTGCCCAACGACTACTGCGGCGACGTGCATCTGCGCCTGTCGTTCTACAAGAAGCTGGCCACGGCCAAGACGGCCGATCAGATCGATACCCTGCTCGAGGAAATCGTGGACCGCTTCGGCAAGCTGCCGCCCCAGGCGCAGACCCTGATCGACGTGCACCGCCTGCGCGTGCTGAGCCAGCCCTATGGAGTGGTCAAGGTCGATGCCGCTCCCGGCGTGATCAACATCAGCTTCAAACCCCAGCCGCCGATCGATCCCATGAACATCATTCACCTGATCCAGAAGAACAAGCACATCAAGCTGGCGGGCAACGAGAAGCTGCGCATCGAAAAAGAGCTGGAGAACCCCAAGGACCGAGCCCAGATGGTGCGCGATGTGCTGCGCAGCCTGGGTCAGCCGCTCAAGAGCGAAACAGCTGTTCATGCCTGA